The Pseudomonas asiatica genome has a segment encoding these proteins:
- a CDS encoding HlyD family type I secretion periplasmic adaptor subunit gives MQMTQHTELIPAEARNGIDLDMGRPARWGVWMVIAGFGGFLLWSCLAPLDAGVVATGTVKVTSNRKAVQHLTGGTVEAILVREGDMVKKGQEVVRLDALRAVAEQGAVSAQYIVSKTVENRLEAERDGRDKVTFDPALLKHYGNDPRLLAAMDLQQRLLDTRRAGLAGELSILEENLAATAVQLKGLQQVYGARASQIGFLNQELQGTRVLAAEGYVPRNRLLELERNNADLSAGQAENLNNIARARSQATEIKLRILQRQHDYLKEVESQLTDTAKENTTLADRLRALDYEVTHTVIRSPIDGMVQALSIATVGGIIQPGAKIMEVVPLDQPLQVDAMIPVQAIDKMVPGLDVDLAFPAFNHAKTPNIPGRVMTISADRLMDEESKQPYYLAQVEVTQGGMGLLGSNHIRPGMPATVTIKTGERNLLSYLLKPMLERVDASFKEQ, from the coding sequence ATGCAGATGACCCAACACACCGAATTGATTCCCGCCGAGGCCCGCAACGGTATCGACCTGGACATGGGCCGGCCGGCACGCTGGGGCGTATGGATGGTCATCGCCGGCTTTGGCGGCTTCCTGCTGTGGTCGTGCCTGGCGCCACTTGATGCCGGGGTGGTCGCCACCGGCACGGTCAAGGTCACCAGCAACCGCAAGGCGGTGCAGCACCTGACCGGCGGCACGGTCGAGGCGATCCTGGTGCGTGAAGGCGACATGGTGAAGAAAGGCCAGGAGGTGGTACGCCTGGACGCCCTGCGCGCGGTGGCCGAACAGGGCGCGGTCAGTGCCCAGTACATCGTCAGCAAGACCGTGGAAAACCGCCTGGAAGCCGAACGCGATGGCCGCGACAAGGTCACCTTCGACCCTGCCCTGCTCAAGCACTACGGCAACGACCCGCGCCTGCTGGCAGCCATGGACCTGCAACAGCGCCTGCTGGACACCCGCCGCGCCGGCCTTGCTGGCGAACTGAGCATCCTCGAGGAAAACCTGGCCGCCACGGCGGTGCAGCTCAAGGGCCTGCAGCAGGTGTACGGCGCCCGCGCCTCGCAGATCGGCTTCCTCAACCAGGAACTGCAAGGCACACGCGTGCTGGCCGCCGAAGGCTATGTGCCACGCAACCGCCTGCTGGAGCTGGAGCGCAACAATGCCGACCTGTCCGCCGGCCAGGCCGAAAACCTCAACAACATTGCCCGGGCGCGCAGCCAGGCCACCGAGATCAAGCTGCGCATCCTGCAACGCCAGCACGACTACCTCAAGGAAGTGGAATCGCAACTGACCGATACCGCCAAGGAGAACACCACCCTGGCCGATCGCCTGCGCGCGCTGGACTACGAAGTGACCCACACGGTGATCCGCTCGCCGATCGACGGCATGGTCCAGGCACTGAGCATCGCCACGGTCGGCGGCATCATCCAGCCTGGAGCCAAGATCATGGAGGTGGTGCCGCTCGACCAGCCGTTGCAGGTTGACGCGATGATCCCGGTGCAGGCCATCGACAAGATGGTGCCGGGCCTGGACGTGGACCTCGCCTTCCCGGCCTTCAACCATGCGAAGACGCCGAACATTCCCGGGCGGGTCATGACCATTTCCGCCGACCGCCTGATGGACGAAGAAAGCAAGCAGCCGTACTACCTGGCCCAAGTGGAAGTGACGCAAGGCGGCATGGGCCTGCTGGGCAGCAACCACATCCGCCCCGGCATGCCGGCCACCGTCACCATCAAGACCGGCGAGCGCAACCTGCTCAGCTACCTGCTCAAGCCGATGCTCGAACGCGTGGACGCCTCGTTCAAGGAGCAATGA